The proteins below come from a single Phalacrocorax aristotelis chromosome 24, bGulAri2.1, whole genome shotgun sequence genomic window:
- the LOC142048018 gene encoding protein phosphatase 1 regulatory subunit 3C-B-like, whose product MSCGELFQVYSARAVAPPAMPVDLAVRLCLSHSPPIRKLLNSYEELRGNRGRKPLRSCLNQKPSAEPEPERRDSTKSSKGQKKKRVVFADMKGLSLTAVRFFSKIEEDLCDLQHALSDLACFRPRLRDSRPEACRYVLDFPQPSADYMTFRSRLHSNHVCLENCLIQDRALSGTVKVRNIEYEKKVMVRITFDGWKSFRDISCQYMHSTYGSADTDTFCFELALPKPSLSRRATEFCISFQCGQKTHWDNNHGRNYKICPVGMIRPPSHALKSASGAWDHLGTSRAATLVLSHLQTWRRSEPQAPYW is encoded by the exons ATGAGCTGCGGCGA GCTTTTCCAGGTGTACAGCGCGAGGGCCGTCGCCCCCCCGGCCATGCCCGTGGACCTGGCCGTGCGGCTCTGCCTGAGCCACTCGCCCCCCATCCGCAAGCTGCTGAATTCCTACGAGGAGCTGCGGGGCAACCGGGGGCGCAAACCCCTCCGATCCTGCCTCAACCAGAAGCCAAGTGCAGAACCCGAGCCTGAGCGGCGAGATAGCACCAAGAGCTCCAAGGGCCAGAAGAAGAAGAGAGTAGTGTTTGCCGACATGAAGGGGCTGTCGCTGACGGCTGTCCGCTTCTTCTCAAAGATTGAGGAGGATCTCTGTGACTTGCAGCATGCCCTGTCTGACCTCGCCTGCTTCCGACCTAGGCTGCGGGACTCGCGCCCAGAAGCGTGCAGGTATGTGCTGGACTTCCCACAGCCCTCTGCGGACTACATGACTTTCCGCAGCCGCCTACACAGCAACCATGTCTGCCTGGAGAACTGCCTGATCCAGGACCGTGCCCTGTCAGGGACAGTGAAGGTCAGAAACATCGAGTATGAAAAGAAAGTGATGGTCCGCATCACCTTCGATGGCTGGAAGAGCTTCCGGGACATCTCCTGCCAGTACATGCACAGCACATACGGCTCAGCCGACACAGACACCTTCTGTTTTGAGCTTGCCCTGCCCAAGCCATCTCTATCCCGCAGGGCCACAGAGTTCTGCATCTCCTTCCAGTGTGGACAGAAGACCCACTGGGACAACAACCACGGCAGGAACTATAAGATCTGCCCCGTGGGCATGATCCGCCCTCCCTCCCATGCCCTGAAGAGTGCCAGTGGGGCGTGGGACCATCTTGGCACCTCTCGGGCTGCCACCCTGGTCCTTTCTCACCTGCAGACCTGGCGACGCTCAGAGCCCCAGGCTCCTTATTGGTAG